Part of the Gadus macrocephalus chromosome 22, ASM3116895v1 genome, AATTATTGTGAaaattaggcctacattattaATGTCGATTGAACCTCTCTGGATTCACTCATGATTAAAATACAAGATAGCATGACTGCGGCCTGTGAAAAAAAAGACTGCATAAATCGGAGGAGAGTACCTGAGCGAAAATGTCTTATGTCGCTATACGTTAAAGATTAAATCATCAAGGTTTTGTTGAGTGTAAGTGCTCTTTGCTTCAATCAGAGATGGCCCACCATTGTGCTCTGACATGCCTATATAAATGCAGCAGAAATCAATACCCCACTACATGGAATTTCATTAACTGTCTGGGTGGACGAGAGGTCAGATCGCATTATCAACTCTATTGATTCAGCAGGGAAATTAACATTTCCCTCCAAACCCAGCAGGATGTGTTAAAGTGTCTGTGGCCCGTTTTGACATTGCACAGAACAGAAGGGAAAATATTGATATCCTCATCGCAGGAGTTCTCATAACACATGCGATGATCCACGCATGATAAACCACAGAGTATGACGGGAAGGTATAACGGCTGCTTTCCTCCTCCCTTCAGGAATCCTGGAAACCACTGAGAGCCTGGAGTTCCGCGGCTCGGAGCGTTGCTACGGCAGCAAGGAGACGCACGTGTGTGACAGGTGCTGCGCCGAGTTCTTCACCTGGTCCGACCTGGGCCGCCACCGGAAGCTCTGCGACGAGCTCCCGCTGGTGCTCGTCGTGAAGGACGATTACGGGACGGAGGCTGTCCACGGTCGCACCTCCCTCGGGCCCTCGCCGGGGCCCAGCGTGGCCCCCAGCGACTCCAGTCTGGAGGACTCCACAGACGAGGGCCCCGAGGTCGGAGAGCCGTCTGCGAACGACACTGACCACCTGTTGTGTGGGGttctagaggaggagagggaaccgGAGGAGCCCATGGATCTAGAAGCCCGGGCGGAGATCCCCCAGTTCACCGCCCCGACCGGCAGTCCTCAACCACCGGATTTGACCGAGTTCGGGTCCCCTCAGCCGTCCACCTCCGGTACCCACAGCATGCCCAGTACCAACGTCACGCTGGAGATCCTCCAGGGCACCAGGGTGGCCGTGGCCCAGTTCTCCCAGGGTATAAGCGCCGGAGGAGGGGCGGGCGGGAAGGCCGCCTCGGTTGCCATCCCCGTGATCCTGGAGCATCTGCTGGCTCTGCAGCAGCAACAGGTGCAGCAGCTGCAGCTCATCGAGCAGATCCGCAGCCAAGTGGCGGTCATGAACAGACAGCCCACGCAGGCCGCCCTGAACCCCGTCTCCAGGGCCCTGACCCTGGCCCCGATCAACCCTTTCCCGTCGCAAGGCCTTGTACCCCCGCCGGTTCTCCCGCTGTCGGGGGCCATGCCCTCGCCTGTCAACGGCCAGGCCTCCGTCTCGTCGTCCCCCAGCCTGGAGAGGTCGCAGACTCGGGCGTCTCAAAACGCACACAGGCTGTCCGTCGGCGATTACAACGAGATTACGTCCCCCTCAGCGTACGCAGAGATGTCGGCCGCCGCCTCCATCTCCAGCTACACCAGTCACACCCCCACGTTACCGCCTTCTTACATGAGCTCCCAGACCGGCGGCGTTGGCGGCGTTCAGACACTGAGCTCCTCTGGACCTCTGGACCGGGGGCAGCAGGGGGGCCTCCTCAGCTCGCCTTCCTCCTCCAGCCTGGCGTTCCTACCTCACAGCCCCCCAAGTGGCGTCATCTTCCCCAACCCCTTGGCCAGCATCGCGGCGACAGCTCACGCACTCGACCCCATCGCCGCCCTCCTGAAGCACCGGAAGGGAAAGCTGCCCAACGTGTCCTTATTCAACACCAAGCCCAGCCCGGAGGAGCCCTTCTTCAAGCATAAATGCCGCTTCTGTGCCAAAGTGTTTGGCAGTGACAGTGCTCTGCAGATCCACCTGCGCTCCCATACAGGGGAGAGGCCCTTCAAATGCAACATCTGTGGCAATCGCTTTTCCACGAAAGGAAACTTAAAGGTCCACTTCCAGAGGCACAAAGAAAAGTATCCCCATGTTCAGATGAACCCCTACCCCGTGCCAGAGTACTTAGACAATGTGCCAACCAGCTCCGGGATTCCCTATGGGATGTCATTTCCCGCAGAAAAACCTGGATCTTCATGGCTGGACAGCAAACCGGTGGTAGCGACCCTGCCCGCCCCTATAGGCCTTCCGCTCTCCTCTGCCCTTACCAGTACAGGAAGCTCAAATGACCCCTTAAACGTAACACCATCCATTAAATCTCCCTACCGGCCACCATCGGGTGAATGCGTGTCTTTGTCCCCTGCTAGCGGCAGCACCGAGCCTCATGTAACTCCCGTTTCCGAGTCTCCACAGTTGAGCTGCCAGGACTCGGCCCCCGACAAGCTAAGAACAGAGGGAGTGCACCTGCCCCAAAACTGCATCCAAAGATTGATGAGCAACCCAGTTACTGTAACGACCGGCACCTCCGCCGCCGGCACCGCAGCCCCGTCCGTGCTATCCACCACACCGGAGCCCCTCTGTCCCAGCTCCCCCTTCTCCAACACCACCCCCCTGCTGTACCCCTCAGACCCGGCCAAGTTCTCGCCCAACGGCCTCCTGGACTCTATGCACACGTCGGAGACCTCCATGCTGGAGCGGCTGGTGGAGAACATTGACAGGAAGATGACGGACCCCAACCAGTGCGTCGTGTGCCACCGCGTCCTCAGTTGCCAGAGCGCCCTCAAGATGCACTACCGCATCCACACCGGCGACCGGCCCTTTAAGTGCAAGATCTGCGGCCGGGCCTTCACCACCAAGGGCAACCTCAAGTCCCACGTCGGCATCCACCGGGAGACCCCGCCGGTGCTGGTGCAGCACTCGTGCCCCATATGCCAGAAGAAGTTCACCAACGCCGTGGTGCTTCAGCagcacatacgcatgcacatgGGCGGGCCCCTTCCGGAACCCTCCGACGCCGAAGACCCCAGGGAGGTGGACGGCGGCGCCTCGCAGCGCGGGAACCACTTCGACAGCCTCAGCAGCAACGACAACGACCCCGCGGACGACCTTTCGTTCGAGGACgacggagaggaggaagaggaaggggagaacatggaggaggaggaggaggaggaggaggagggggcggcgaGTCCCGCTAAGcgctttagctctccttgctactCCCCGTCGAGGACCTCGGCCGTGGTCTCCAGCATAGCGGCGCTGGAGAACCAGATGAGGATGATTGACTCCACAGTGAACCTGAACCACTCGTTTGGCATCACGGCTCTGGCCAACGGGTTAATGGACCGGGAGCGGCTGGCCATCAACTGCCGCCTCgcagagagacggggggagagtGGGACCGCGGGCAGCCCGACCTTCTCCCAGTCCTCTGATGTGTCGGTGTCCCCGGCACATAGGAAAAGCGCTGATGGCAGAATGAGCAAGTCTCCCACAGCGAACAACAGGCCAGCATCTCAAGAGCCTTTAGCAGCCTTGGTGAAGATGGAGCAATCTGAGCCTCCTTCAGCGGCATCTGTCGCGGGATTGGCCCAGGACCTGAGAGGGCTACAGCCCGGCAAGATGTGTGTGAAGGAGGAGAGTCCTTACAGTCTGCCCTTCCTGCTGAGCAGGGAACGAGGTGAGGCCCTAATGTCATGCCTTCTGGCTCCGACAACGACGTAGGGTTAGTCACAAGACGATAGTGAGATCTCTGATTGAAAAGAGGCGCATGATTatcaataaattaaaaaaagatttcaAAGGTTAACAATGAATGGCTCATGTTGAAACGCTCAGGTTTATGTTATGTTAGGTTAAGTTATTTTTGTGTCCATTCTCACTAACATTAAAGTAGTTTCCTCTGATATCTTATTCATTCATATTCAGTATGTTGTTAATATACAATCATAATTAAATACAAACACCATGTTTataacaatgttattttttttctcatctTCAGGTGAAGCTCTCACCAGCCTGGCCAACAGCATGACGTCAGGACCGATCAAAACAGAGATGAACGGACACAGTCATCCAATCGACGGACACCATCACCCTGCCTtcagcctcctgctccctccATCGTATCCTCCAATCAGTAGCCCGGGAATGACCAGCTTGCTTGGGCCCGCCCCTCCTCGCCGCACGCCCAAACAGCACAACTGCCATGCCTGCGGGAAGAACTTCTCGTCGGCCAGCGCCCTGCAGATCCACGAGCGCACGCACACGGGGGAGAAGCCCTTTGTCTGCTCCATCTGCGGACGAGCCTTCACCACTAAAGGCAACCTGAAGGTAGCTCCCGTTGTCAGTTATCATGTCGTGGTGGCAAGTTAGCTGCAGCTGTGGACTCCGATGTCGTTtttacccatgatgcactgcatgCTCCAGAATTTTCATTCTGATCTTAATCGCAATTAATCCTAACAGGATGCCTAGACCTAACCATCCTTAATCGAATAATGACAGGACATTGATACTAGAAAGTCAGACAATTTATATTATCTATCGGTAACAAAAAAAAGGTGAACAGGAATACATTTCCAGTGTATTATAGTTAGCAACTCTTAAACTCTTCAAATACTTACAATATCACTATTATTATCACTATGTAATATTTACTTTACTGACTTTATGCTTAGTTCCACTCCAGTCTTCCAAAGTGTGTATCTGACGAATAACATGGCCCTCCCATTGTTcctttcctccttccttccttccttccttccttccttccttccttccttccttccttccttccttccttccttccttccttccttccttccttccttccttccttccttccttccttccttccttccttccttccttccttccttccttccttccttccttccttccttccttccttccttccttcctcccttccttcctcccttccttccgtCATTCCTTCCCAGGTCCACATGGGCACTCACATGTGGAACAACGCCCCGGCCAGGCGGGGCCGGCGTCTGTCCGTGGAGAACCCCATCGCCCTGCTGGGGGGGGACCCCATGAAGTTCGGGGAGATGTTCCAGAAGGACCTAGCGGCGCGGGCCATGAACGTGGACCCCGGGTTCTGGAACCGGTACGCCGCCGCCATCACCACCGGCCTGGCCATGAagaaccaccacaaccaccaaaacaaccaccacaaccaccacaacaaccaccacaaccacaacgAGATCTCAGTCATCCAAAaccgtggaggtggaggaggtggtggaggaggtggtggaggaggaggtggaggaggaggaggcctccCCCAGCTTCATGCTATGACCGCAGCCATGGACAGAGCCTCCTCTGGGGGGATGCACGGCCTGAACGGCCTGGGGAAGACGTCTGGTTTGGACCTGGGAGCGGGCaggcacttctccatgttgattgACGATAGCAAGGAAATCGGGATCAACTGACAACACACATGCAGGAGCGACCACTGGGAGAAATTATGCAACATATTATGAGTAATTAAAATATTTGTACAACATCTTGTTGGTTCTTACGTattctattatatatatacagatacagAAATAGGCGTTTTTATGGACCGAGCGAGGGGAATAGGGGATTGATGTTTTGCCACTTTGTTTCAACTGTCATTCGTGAACATTGTTTTTCTCTACATAGAGAAATAGTTGATTTGTTTAATTTCTACACGAGTCCTGAGTTGCTTGTTTAAGAGAAGTGGACTAAAGGGAATGTCCGATTTACAGAAGACAACTTTGAGTGTGTCTTCATTGGTCAGCTGCTTGGAGCGGGCCACCAGGGCAGAGGGTGACAAGCACAAAACGTCCTCCAGGTCCTTCAAGTTTCAACCATCTATCCTCAACACGTGTACAATACATCCCCACTGCTAAAGTCATCTGCTAGTCATCAAGATGGACGTCTGTTTGTAGCTTCTTCAATTCACTACCTCACCCCGTTTTTTACAATACAGAGGAAAAGACTTGAAGTGACTGTATATGTTTAAACACTGAATAAAAAAACGACTTGTAATAATGTCTTTTAACATGGTGGGTTTCATTTGAAAGTGCAAAATATAAGACACCGTGGGCGCGTGCCAACTGTACTCTTTGGCCTTGTGCTTTGTGTCGTACGGGCCTCATGGCACTTCAATAAACAATATTTTATGTGAAAATAAAGAATTTGTTTCTAATATGAAAGCGCTTCTGTTTACACAAGCCCACCTGCATAGTTTTCTTTTTCTCCcttttgtttaatttaaatgGTCCCTTAAATAAGGTTATATTTATCCTTCAAATAATTTCAAAAGGTAAAATTCCCTATCCAAATTAATAATGGATATATATTTCAAAGAGGGTTTAGTAGAGGTAGCTCAAAGGCTTAGTGAACAGTTATCAACCCTGGCATCTCTGCTGTATTTACACAGGGATATTATTTTCTTAATCGCCGCACCGAATACACACATGTGTGGGGATATGGGTAAGGTTATTAAACAATGAGAATTGTGATTAGTGTACATTTATAATAGGACTTTCAAAAAGATTTTAAACTTTCTCACTTGATATAATCGATTCACTCCTTTAGCTTCTCATCTTTGATTTaattgtaaaatatatatactttaagATATGACAGGATAGAAAACAAAAGAtaagaataaaacaaaaacaacaattaatCCTAAAAATAACTTCGTCCTGCTACCCCATGACGTCATGGTGTGTACTGCCCAGCCAAGATGGCTGACAGCATCCCGTTGTACCCAGTGCGGAAGAACTCCAAAAGAATACCGCTTTATCACTCCGCTAAGCTTTCAAGGTATGAATTGACTAAGTTGTTCTGCTTATTTTCTCACTTGACGCCGGGGATGTTCATTGTGAAATATGTTCATTCGGTTGCCAGCTCGCCAGTGTTGGCTTGAATAGGTCTTAGGAACGGGGCGACTGCTTAGCTCTCGCTAGCATTGTGGTAGTGTCACTGACATCTCTCTCTTcttatggggggggggcgttgtgtGTTTCGCTCACTCTAGTCTGATATGCATCTCACAGACACGCATGCCTGACTAGCAATGGTGTTCTCCAGCTGAATATTCTGCTGATCTGCGGTGTAGTTTTTCGTCTGCGCGGTCACATTGTCATGTGACGAGATTAGCCAGCTCTTTCACTTCGTGGTGAAACGCCTTGTGAAATAGTAAACAGTCCCCACCAACTAGTCCTCTGCACATGTTTCAGATTGGATCTTATGGCTGCAGTCCGTTGAGGTTGTGGAGGAAGTGAAGTTGAACCAGCCATGTGACCCATGTATTAGTCGCCAAGGCCACAGACCGTCTGGAGTAGAGTAGGTGATCATGTAAGATAATAACGCTAGTAGTCGACTGTTTTGTAGTTCAACGCCTAGTTAAATCGGGCCTGGATTACTGTGGTATCACCTGAGTTTGTGCTTTATTTGGTTATGTGTTCTAAACTAATAACATGCTTCTGTTGGTGTTCTCTGCTCACATGACTCACATGAATGATAATCATATCTCGGGAGAGGATGTCAACAAGGTAGCTCATGAACTAGGGTTTCACTGCATGTTGTCGTGGCAGCCTGAAGTGTTCCTCTTGAGGTCAGCTGACACATCTAGTATAACAATAGGAATAGGCCGTTTTGAAGAACCTCCACTTGTCATAATTACTACACTGGTGGAATAGCTATCTGTGATGTTGTTATACTGTCTCTTTGTGTGGTTGTTATGGTGGTAGTAGAGTAGGAAGTGACCAGTTAACAGCAGTTGGTGTTTATGTCGCTGAATTCGGAATTCGGAAAGATTTAGATTTCATCATATCAAAATAGTCAATGAGAAGTTGACAAACTCAGTTTTGTCAATCAATGTGTTGTGGACTAGTCTGCTGTTATTTTATTAAAGTTTCAAAAGTAGCTTGAAAGAAAGTCATTtatataaaatgtgtgtgtttatgtggatgtattggttgttgttgttaagTCTTATGTCACAGTCACACTATGGACATTTGTCTGTCTCATTAACAAACTTAGTAGAAATGCTGGGTTTTAAGCAGACTATTGCTGTGGAATGAGTACTCCATGGCAGTGGGTAGATCTGCCATCAGTGAAGATCAGAGCCAACCGTTGCTTTTAAGCTTATAATCCAGCTGAAGCTAGTTTTGTGTGCTTGTTcgcatgttttattttgtgttctgcCATGACATATGCTGCTCGCTTAGGCTGCTTATGTTTGCCTTACACAAAGGATTCCTGCTCCATGTTTGAATGGCAAACCGGGCCTCCAACTAACACTTATTAAACCTCTATGATATTCCTGTGGTTACTATTTATATTTAtctagcagatgcttttacTTATTGTGGCTGACAGTGAATTGCAAATTCATTAAGGCGGAGGCCGGGGATGCAGAGATCAGAAACCTTCCTCGAGGATCTCCCTGGGTGGACCGCAGACGtcagggtttgaacccagagccTTTCAGCTGGGTGTGAACCGCCCTCACCATTAGACCAGGCCGCCGCCATGACAACGTCGGCCATCATTTAGAAGTGACGTCCAACGGCGCCGTTGGCCCTTTTCAAACACGCGTGACAGTTTAACACGCCCGCAACAGGATTGCTATTTTCATCACGCACAAGTGGATTCTAATCCGTTTGGTGTGGACGTCAATTTCTTTTTCCGTTGTTTGGTGTtgctgtttaaaaaaacaacaactcatcAGCATAAATCGTGTGTGGACGAAGGTTTTATACATTTTTCTCGGCAGTTCGTGCCCACGTCGCGCTGTCTATTCAATACAATAAGGCCACATGCAAACAAGAGTCCTTTGTGCTAGTTTCCCCAGCGATATGATCAGTGGCAGAAGAATTTTGGTAATTAGTTTTTTAGCCAGTGGAATCATTGTGGCGCTCGGGGACTTTTAAGATGAGGCCGACTTGAcggcagtggtggtggaggaggaggaggaggaggaggaggaggctgttgtCCACCTATGAGCTATGTCCGAATCGGATTGGAAATGGGTCTGGGATCGGATTTAGTCGTGGTGATGGTCCTCCCTTTGAGCCTAGttgccatcttggttctgagcATGAGCTGGGTGGGTGTCTGATGAATTGGAGATCCACTTAGGTCGCCTAAGTGGATAAGTTACAGGGCCTGAGTTGTGTTCACAGTGCACAGCCGGCTGGTGAATACTGATCTGATGTGAACCAAGCAGTGGGTCGTCGTTTAGCCAAGCTGTCGGTCACATGTCGGCCTCTCCGGCCATGTATTACGTCCGATAGACGTTATAGCAGGGGGATGTTCATTCGAAGAAATTTGAAACTGATAATAAAAAGATGTCTGGGATTGCACAATTCAAACCCTTTCTTGCATGCAGGAGAAGTAAAAGCGGTCTCTTCTACATACCACAATGCTGAATCACAACACTGTGCAGTACTTGAATACAGAAGAGGGATGGCTACTTCCCCATACTGCGATGTTAGAGTGCATATTCACAGCCCccttgagggtgtgtgtaggccAGTCTGGCTGCTGACGCCACTGCTGCCCATTGCTTGGCAAAGTTGTTTTGCTGTTCTGAGGCCATTATGCTTAATGTGTTCTCAGACTGAATGGACACACAGGTCTCTGCATCATACAGTGCTCAATGAAATCGCGTTTTCGCTCTTCCTCTTTTCCTTTTGCGCAGATCATCCGTCATGGTATTGTTCAGTCTCGCTGTAACGATTGGATGGGTGGTTAGTTCTATTTGCGTGTTGCGCTCAGGTTTTGGTTCATTTTGACGGGCTTTTTAACACCTTTTATGGAGTGACGACGGAGAGACGAGGAGTCTTAAGAAAGCGAGTGGACTCCTCACGAACCGAGCCGTCCGGTTAGTCGGCTCCATTCCAAAACCCTATTCCATCTCCCCTTCCCAGATACTCCGAAGATGACTCGTCCAACCTGGACGAGATGCCGCTCATGATGTCGGAGGAAGGCTTCGAGAACGA contains:
- the LOC132451126 gene encoding sal-like protein 3; translated protein: MLAADEPASGWSTASPRAAGTMSRRKQAKPQHLREEEEGPARTRVSYSDNGILETTESLEFRGSERCYGSKETHVCDRCCAEFFTWSDLGRHRKLCDELPLVLVVKDDYGTEAVHGRTSLGPSPGPSVAPSDSSLEDSTDEGPEVGEPSANDTDHLLCGVLEEEREPEEPMDLEARAEIPQFTAPTGSPQPPDLTEFGSPQPSTSGTHSMPSTNVTLEILQGTRVAVAQFSQGISAGGGAGGKAASVAIPVILEHLLALQQQQVQQLQLIEQIRSQVAVMNRQPTQAALNPVSRALTLAPINPFPSQGLVPPPVLPLSGAMPSPVNGQASVSSSPSLERSQTRASQNAHRLSVGDYNEITSPSAYAEMSAAASISSYTSHTPTLPPSYMSSQTGGVGGVQTLSSSGPLDRGQQGGLLSSPSSSSLAFLPHSPPSGVIFPNPLASIAATAHALDPIAALLKHRKGKLPNVSLFNTKPSPEEPFFKHKCRFCAKVFGSDSALQIHLRSHTGERPFKCNICGNRFSTKGNLKVHFQRHKEKYPHVQMNPYPVPEYLDNVPTSSGIPYGMSFPAEKPGSSWLDSKPVVATLPAPIGLPLSSALTSTGSSNDPLNVTPSIKSPYRPPSGECVSLSPASGSTEPHVTPVSESPQLSCQDSAPDKLRTEGVHLPQNCIQRLMSNPVTVTTGTSAAGTAAPSVLSTTPEPLCPSSPFSNTTPLLYPSDPAKFSPNGLLDSMHTSETSMLERLVENIDRKMTDPNQCVVCHRVLSCQSALKMHYRIHTGDRPFKCKICGRAFTTKGNLKSHVGIHRETPPVLVQHSCPICQKKFTNAVVLQQHIRMHMGGPLPEPSDAEDPREVDGGASQRGNHFDSLSSNDNDPADDLSFEDDGEEEEEGENMEEEEEEEEEGAASPAKRFSSPCYSPSRTSAVVSSIAALENQMRMIDSTVNLNHSFGITALANGLMDRERLAINCRLAERRGESGTAGSPTFSQSSDVSVSPAHRKSADGRMSKSPTANNRPASQEPLAALVKMEQSEPPSAASVAGLAQDLRGLQPGKMCVKEESPYSLPFLLSRERGEALTSLANSMTSGPIKTEMNGHSHPIDGHHHPAFSLLLPPSYPPISSPGMTSLLGPAPPRRTPKQHNCHACGKNFSSASALQIHERTHTGEKPFVCSICGRAFTTKGNLKVHMGTHMWNNAPARRGRRLSVENPIALLGGDPMKFGEMFQKDLAARAMNVDPGFWNRYAAAITTGLAMKNHHNHQNNHHNHHNNHHNHNEISVIQNRGGGGGGGGGGGGGGGGGGGLPQLHAMTAAMDRASSGGMHGLNGLGKTSGLDLGAGRHFSMLIDDSKEIGIN